GTGTTTCTTCCATTTTCACTTTTGTCTTATCGTTTTTATTTGTACATGCAACTAAAAACAATGACATGACACATAGTATCATTATTATCCTATATTTTCTCATTGCATTCCCCCCTATTTAATATTAACTTTATATTCCCCGTCTATCTGTTGTACCCATGGATCAACCAGCGCTTCTACCGCAGTAACCGCATTTTCCTTCGCCAATGTCATCAGATCATTTTCTTTTGCCGCCCGCCTGGCAAGATCTGTTTTACATAATTCATATGCCTCCTGTGATACAGTTTCCGTTTCATATTTTTTATTTTCAAAAATATAATCCATTGAACCAAAATCCACCGTTGTATTCTGTATTTCGCTCTCCGGCAAGGTAATGGTGATTATTTTTGTATCCTCATCAATATCGATCATAATCTTACTGAAATCAATTCCTGCAGTAACGGTTCCTTCATATGCCACATAATATTTCGGAGTAACACCATCCTCCTCATACGCACGGGCAACTGCATTATAGGAATAATCTACCGTGGAAAGTTCACTGATTTCAAAAACTTTTTCCAATGACGCTTTTGAAATCGTTGTTACCGTTCCTTCTTCCCCGATGATTGCATCTTTTGTATTTTTTAAGAAAACAGATGAAGGATCTGCATTCAGAATTTTCAGAATGACACACACTATCACAATTGCTAAAATAACCCCTCCCGTGATACGGATCTTTATCACCCGTGTTCTCTTCTCTTTATTTTTGCTCTTTTTTTCGCCTGTGTTCTGCTGCATCGCTTTTTCCTCCGCAAATGTTCAATTACACATTCCATTCTACAATAAGGTTTCTTTTCTCACAAGCACCATATTTTCTGTAATAAAAGAAAGAAGAAGCCTGGTTACAGTTCAAAAAAAGGATCTGAATCTTTTCAGATTCAGACCCCATTTTACAATAAAATATATCTGCGCCTTACATTTTTTTAACCTTGATATTTTTACCGGCACCTTTTGCCTTAAACAATGTCAGAAGCTCCTGTAATTCTTCTTCCTCCGGCACCCTGAAATTATCATCTGTAAATCCCCATGCTTTCATCACAGGGTATATTGCAATATCAAATGCACCATTTGTTGACTGGTACAGGTCTAAAGACCGTTCCACAAGATAAGCGGTATCCTCCGAAAGGATTCCTCCTCCATTCTGATTGATCTGATAAATCTCACTATTTTGATCTCCGGTAGATAAAAGACTATCGAGACGTTCTATTTCCTCCTCTGCCCGTCGGACAGCTTCATTTGCACCAACACCATAAGCTGTTACATTCATATAGGTATCCATTGCAAATATATCCCTGCTTGCCTGTGTACTTTCGTTTTCCTGCTGACTCTGCGCATCTGCCATTTTCTGTGTGCTGCTTTCCTCATTTTATATAACAGGAAACTTCAACACTTTTTTTATAAGCAGAAAGATCCCAGTGTTACCATTAAGGATAACACTGGGATCTTTCTACATATCGTCATATGTTTTATTTAATTGTATTTTAATGCCTTTTTCAAAGCTGCTGAAATTGCCGTTCCTACGATAAAACATACGATTGCTTCAATCAGTCCGTTCACACCGACAAATGCTAAAATAAACAGCAATGCATTTTTTGCACCCAGAGCCGATACGAATGACTGGATGTATTCTGTATTGTAAAATCCGAGCACTAACATTCCCATAAAAAATGTAGTGTTAAGTAATGGACAGCAAAGGTTGCTGATCGTAACAGATGCACCGGATGGCAGCTTTGTTTTGCGAAGTCCTTTATAGATCAGACCTGTCAGCCATCCCATCAAAATACGGGTAGGTACGCATACCAGAAATGTCAAAAAACCGTTAATTCCAAGCAGTGCTGCACCAAACGGACTCATGCCAAAGCACTGGATAAAACTTGTAATGCCGAACACACCGCCTAAGATCGCACCTGCTGCCGGTCCTAATGTAACAGCTCCTACCGCTACCGGAACGACGATCAGCGTGATCTCAAGACCTGCTGTTCTGATATATCCGATCGGGGTAAAAGCCATGATAAGAATAATAGCAACTAAAAGTGCCATCTCCACAAGATACTTTGTGGAAAACTTTTTCTGAGTCATAGTCTCTTCCTCTTTTCTTAATAATATGTAATTTTTTCATATGCAACGTTATTAAGTATAGCACTTGAACACCTTTTCCGCAATGCTGCATTAACGTTTTTAACATATTCTGTTAATTGTATTTCAGTGCCTTTTTCAAAGCTGCAGAAATTGCCGTTCCTACAACAAAACATACAACCGCTTCAACAAGTCCGTTGATTCCCACAAATGCAAGCACAAACCAGAACGGATTGCTGACACCCAGTGTCTGAACAAATGACTGGATATACTCCGTCTGATAAAAACCAATCACCAGCATACCCATAAACAATGTCGTATTCAAAAGCGGACAGCATAAATTTGCGACCGTGATTGATGCAGTATATGGGATTTTCGTCTTTCTGAGTCCCTGATAGATCAATCCGGTCAGCCATCCTACCAGAATACGTGTCGGCACATATACCAGAAATGCCAGAAACGGATTAATTCCAAGCAGCGTCGCACCAAAGGCGTTTAGTCCGAAACACCGTAAAAAACTGGCAAATCCAAATACACCACCTAAGATTGCACCTGCCGTTGGTCCTAGTGTAACAGCTCCTACCGCCACCGGAACAACGATCAGGGTAATTTCTATACCTACTGTCTTAATGTATCCGAGCGGGGTAAAAGCCATGATAAGAATGATGGCAACTAAAAGTGCCATTTCCACAAGAAATTTTGTGGAAAACTTTTTCTGAGTCATAGTCCCTTCCTCTTTTCTCGTTTTTATGTAATTTTATACGAAACACAGGACGAGCCATTTGTGAATCATTATAAATTTCCGGCATCCTGTATCTCTGCAACGTGACTAAGTATAACATCTGGCAGTATTTTCCGCAATCTTAGATTGCGTTAATCCTAAAATTGTGCCATCCTCAGAATTGCACTACTGTACTGTATCATTGAAATTTAGTATATCTGCCACTTTAATTAAAAAGTGACAGATGATAGTGTCGGATACAGTGATATCAGTTTTTCCCGTGCATCCCCTGTTTGGAAATGCCACTGTATCTTAGCTGTATCCCGATTACGTTCCATTTCCCATGCTGATAACTCACATTTAAGTTTGTCAAGGGTGGATATTCGACGCGAAAGACATTGGCGTGTCATTACATTCAGCTCAATTTCTGCCATGTCAAGCCAACTTCCATGTTTAGGCGTATAGTGGATTTCCAGTCGTTTTATGATCCTTCTTGCTTCTGATGGTGGAAATGCTTTATAAAGTGAAGCAGCTTTATGGGTGTTTAGATTGTCCATTACCAGTATGATTTTCTTTGCATCTGGAAACATTTCATCTGACAGATATTTGATTTCCATTGCCCGGTCAATTGCAGTACGGTGTTCATGGACACTCACATGGTGTCTGCCGCCAAGTGGTTCAACAAAAGCAAATATGCTGCAGGTGCCATTCCTCTTATATTCGGAATCCGTTTTCTGGTTGTCACCCGGACGAACAGGCAGTGGCTGCCTTACATCATCCAAAAGCTGGTATGGCTTTTCATTCATACAGACAACAGGGTACATCGGGTCATATGGGAGTTCATAAACATCAAGGACATCTTCCATGCAGGCTACAAAATCAGCATCTTCTTTTGACGGAATACACCAGTAATCATTCATGTGAGGTCGAAGTTTATTTTTTTTAAAGCCCTGCCGATGGTATCTTTACTGACTGGAACATCAAGTACAATTTTTGCCTGTTCTTCCAGCAGACGGAGTGTCCAGCGGGAATGTCCTTCCGGTGCAGGACTGCACGCAATTTCAATAATACGAGCCTCAGCACGCCCATCAAATTTTCTGCATGCATTATCAGAATTGACATTCCGGTTCATTGTACGGATACCCTGGATGCCTTTTTCGGAATAAAGCTTTACAGTATTCATGATAGTAGCCATACATACACAATTTGTTTTGGCAGACTGTGCATGGGTAAGAACTTTACCGTGTGCCTCATCTAGATCAATGATAATCTGGCATCTGTTTCGAACAGTTTTGGTTGTTTGCTTTTTACGCATAACAGATTTTAGTTCCTTGAGTTCGTCATCCGTTAATGAAATATTATATTTTTTTGGTCTTGCCATCTAAAATCACCGCCGTTTCTTTTTAATATATCATGAAACGGTTTGTCAGACCATAAAATTAATTAAATATCAATGATACAGTATACTACCACTTTTTTATATTTTTAATGTTTCCTTAATTATCAATAAATGCCATTGACTTTCTGCTTTTTGCGTGCAAAGCTAACCATATATTTATAAGAAAAGAGTTTTTACCATGATACAGAAAAAAAATGTACTTAACACCGTTCCGGTTATCTGCCTTGGTGCCCTGCTTTTGGGGTCGGCATACGGGCAGCTTCACACGCCAATGACGCCGCCACCGATTACAGCTCTCGCCTCAGATATTCTGCCGACGACAGGCAATGTCCGAGCACTTGATGTTGTGGTCGATTTTGCGGATGCGAAATATGATACAGACAGACGCCTGTCCGATGAAGAAATTTCCTCCTATCTGTTTGGCACAGACAATACTGAATTTTATCCCTGTGAGAGCCTGACTAGTTATTTTGACCGTGCTTCATACGGATCACTACATATGACCGGAAATGTATTTCATTACACAGCGAAAGGTACGATCGCATCCTACGAAAAAACGAACGATGGATACGAAACGCTGGTGCGTGAGGTTCTTTCCGGTTTAAATGATACGATCGACTATACCGATTATGATTCTGACGGCGATGGCTATATCGACGCTCTCTGCCTTTCTGTTCCAAGCGGAGGCAATGCTGATTTCTGGTATGGCTGTACGGCATCCTGGTGGACTTCCACCCTGCCGGATTTAGATGGCGAAAAATTAAATTACTATGTGATCAGCGATGAACAGCCTTATGCCGATACCATGGATTATTATCTCGGAACACTCGCCCACGAATACGGGCACTGTATGGGACTCCCGGATTATTATAAATACGGTTTAAAAGAAAATTTTGAAGCTACGACTGGGGATGCCGGCATTGAACGCATGGATGAAGCTGCGGGTGATTTTTGTCCGTTGTCAAAGCTGCTGCTCGGATGGTACCTTCCGGCAGAAGTACAGATTTACCACCCCGGCAGCAAAAAGACCGACATCACTTTAGCTGACTCCTCCATGCAGACTGACACTCCAGCTGCACAGACATTTACCCTGACAGATGATACCCAAGAGGGAAGCTGTCTGATCATACCGCGCACTGATGCTTCCAGTTATTTTTCAGAATACATGATCCTTGACTATATCACCCCGAATGGTAATTATGACGGTATGTTTTCTTCCGGCGGACTTCGTATTTATCACGTCGATGCCACCCTTGCAAACGACGAATACTATGCCCCCTATCTGACCGCTGATAACTACAGTCCTGTCTACGATTCCACCAATAACGGCAGGCGGATCTTAAGACTGGTCAATGACGGAAATGGCTTTTACCGGAACGGTGATGTGATTGATGGCACTGCCACAGGCTTGGGCTGGTATGACAACAACGGACAGGTGACCATTGATACCGGGTATACGATCACGGTTGACTCTGTATCTGCGGATCAGAAAAAATGTACCGTAACGATTTTGCCGGACAACTAAATAACTTTTTCCACCAACTCCAGACAAGAAGCCGCAAATTTTCTCCAACTCCCAACAAAAAGCCCGTCCCCCATGTCAGCTTCCTCACAGAATCCAAACATGAAAGACGGGCTTTCTATCTTACAGGTTGTCCACCTATATTATTTGTTGCCTAACTCAGCTTTTAATGCTGCTGTTAAAGCAGGAACGATCTTATTCAGATCACCAACCAGACCGTAATCAGCTACGTCGAAGATTGGAGCATCTTCATCTTTGTTGATTGCGATGATCAGGTCAGAATCTTCCATACCAGCTACATGCTGGATTGCTCCGGAAATACCGATTGCAAAGTAGATCTGAGGACGAACAGTTTTACCTGTCTGACCTACCTGTAAATCAACTGGTAACCAGCCATTCTCTACAACTGCACGGGAGCAGCTTACAGTACCGCCAAGTACCTCTGCAAGATCTTCAAGAAGTTTGAAGTTCTCTTTGGAACCAACTCCACGACCACCGGAAACAAGGATCTTTGCTTCCATGATGTTTGCTGTGCTCTTAACAGCCTTTACGATATTTAAGATCTCAACATATCTGTTGTTTGGTGTAAATCCCGGATTGTATTCTACAACGTTTGCTTTTGCACCAGCGATCGGAGCGATCTTCTGCATAACACCAGGACGTACAGTTGCCATCTGAGGACGGTTGTCCGGGCAGGCGATAGTTGCGATTGTGTTACCACCGAATGCAGGACGTGTCATTAATAACTGATTGTGTTTCTGCTCTGATTCTTTACCAGGTGCAGCAACCAGTGGGAAATCACCGATCTCAAGAGATGTACAGTCTGCTGTCAGACCTGTTTTTACTCTTGCAGAAACAGTAGGTCCTAAGTCACGGCCGATAGCAGTTGCACCAACTAACATGATTTCTGGTTTGTACTCGTTGATTACAGATGCTAATGCATGTGCATACGGCTCTGTTCTGTAGTCTTTTAATTCTGGATCATCTACTACGATAACTCTGTCAGCGCCATACTCAGCTAACTGATCTGCTAATCCTTTTACACCAGAACCAATTAATACAGCAGTTACGTCTGTACCTAAATCTTTTGCTAAGTCTTTGCCTTTTCCAAGTAACTCAAATGCAACGCCATCTAATACGTTATCTACCTGCTGTGCAAAGACAAATACTCCTTTATATTCTTCTAATGCCATGTTATTCACCACTTTTCCTTTTTTTATTAGATAATGTGTTTCTCTTTGAATTTGCCGATCAAATATGCTACGGATTCTGCCGGATCAAGGTTTACTTTCTCACCAGCACCCTTTGCAACTTTATCAGATGCTTTTGCAATTTTAGTAGGAGATCCTTTTAAACCAAGATCAGAATCATCAACATCCTTTAAGTCTGCTCTTCCCCAAACGGTTACTTCTTTGTCAAATGCATCGAAGATTCCGCCTGGTGTCATGTAACGCGGCTCATTTAATTCAGAAAGAGCAGTTACCAGACAAGGCATTTTTGCTTTTAACTCATGATATCTGTCTTCGTACTGACGTTTTACAACAACAGAGTCACCCTCTACTTTGATGTCTGCTGCATAAGAGATAACCGGAAGTCCAAGATGCTCAGCGATCTGAGGGCCAACCTGTGCAGTATCACCATCGATAGCCTGACGTCCTGTGATGATCAGATCATAGTCTAAGTTACGAAGTGCACCAGCGATTGTAGTTGATGTTGCCCATGTATCAGCTCCACCTAATACGCGGTCTGTTACAAGAACTGCTTCATCAGCACCCATTGCTAATGCTTCACGAAGAACTGCATCAGCCTTTGGAAGTCCCATAGTAAGAACTGTAACTTTTGCTCCTGTCTCATCTTTGATTCTAAGTGCTGCTTCAAGACCAGCTTTATCATCTGGGTTCATGATAGCAAGCATTGCTGCTCTGTCAAGCGTTCCATCCGGGTTGAACTTAACGCCGCCCTTTGTATCAGGAACCTGTTTAATACATACTACGATATTCATGTATTTTCCACTCCTTATGTTTTATATGTTTAAATTTTACGCGGATTGATTCGAAATTACTTTAACAATGCACCGGAGATTACCATACGTTGTACTTCGCGAGCGAAGTTCGGCTTACGATATTCTCAATTATTTCAACAATGCACCTGAAATTACCATACGCTGTACTTCGCTTGTACCCTCGTAGATCTCTGTGATCTTAGCATCACGCATCATACGCTCTACATCATACTCTCTGATATATCCGTATCCACCGAATAACTGAACAACTTCAGTTGTAACTGCCATTGCCGTCTCGGCTGCGAATAATTTAGCTTTTGCAGCTTCTACAGAATATACTTTCTGGGTAGCTTTTGCCATTGCTGCTTTGTAAACTAAAAGCTGTGCAGCTTCGATTCTTGCAGCCATATCAGCAAGTTTGAACTGTGTATTCTGCTGCTGTGCGATAGAACGGCCGAACTGTTTTCTCTCTTTTGTATAAGCGATAGCTCTGTCTAATGCACCCTCAGCGATACCAAGTGCCTGAGCAGCGATACCAATACGTCCACCATCAAGTGTATGCATTGCGATCGGGAAACCTTTTCCTTCCGGTCCTAACAGATTCTCTTTCGGGATTCTGCAGTCTTCGAAGATCAGCTCATAAGTAGATGATCCACGGATACCCATCTTCTTCTCTTTTGTTCCGAATGAGAAACCAGGAGCTCCCTTATCTACGATAAATGCAGAGAAGTTTTTCTTCTTTCTGCCTCTCTTGTCCTCTGTGATGCTTGTGATAGCGATTACAATATAAACATCTGCAACTTTACCATTGGTAATGAAGCATTTTGATCCGTTTAATACCCACTCGTCACCATCTAAAACAGCTTTTGTCTGTGCACCCTGTGCATCAGTACCAGCACCCGGCTCAGTTAATGCGAATGCACCTAACTTCTCGCCTGTTGCAAGTGGTTTTACATATTTCTGTTTCTGCTCTTCTGTACCATATGTCATGATCGGATCGATGCAGAGAGATGTATGTGCAGATACAACAACACCTGTGGTTGCGCAAACTTTAGATAACTCTTCTACGCACATAACGTATGTAAGAGGATCACAACCCTGTCCGCCGTATTCTTTCGGAACCGGGATTCCCATGAATCCGTATTTCTGCATTTTCTTAACCGTTTCTGCCGGGAAAGCTTCTGTCTCATCTGTTTCCTGTGCAAGCGGTTTTACTTCTGTTTCAGCAAATTCCTTGAATAAGGAACGCGCCATTTCATGTTTCTTGTCTAAAGTGAAATCCATGATCTAATTTTCCTCCATAAATATTTATTTTACTGAGCATCGACCGGAGTCTTTGTACGATCAGCATTGTATACATAAAATCCCTTGCCGCTCTTTGCTCCAAGGTTACCACCACGAACCATCTTACGGATCAGTGGGCATGCACGATATTTGCTGTCGCCTGTCTCTTTGTAAAGTACATCCATGATAGCAAGGCAGATATCAAGACCGATGAAATCACCTAACTCTAACGGTCCCATTGGGTGATTAGCACCAAGTTTCATAGCTGCATCGATACCAGCGATATCGGAAACTCCTTCCATTTTGATGAATGCTGCTTCGTTGATCATTGGGATTAAGATACGGTTTACAACGAAACCAGCAGCCTCATTAACCTGTACCGGAGTTTTTCCGATCTCTTCAGAGATTTTCTTAATAGCGGAAACAGTTTCATCCGGAGTATTCACACCAGCGATAACCTCGATCAGTTTCATACGGTCTGCCGGGTTGAAGAAATGCATACCAACCATTGGACGGTTTAATCCGTTTCCGATCTCTGTGATGGAAAGACTGGATGTGTTAG
The Roseburia rectibacter DNA segment above includes these coding regions:
- a CDS encoding DUF4230 domain-containing protein, with the protein product MQQNTGEKKSKNKEKRTRVIKIRITGGVILAIVIVCVILKILNADPSSVFLKNTKDAIIGEEGTVTTISKASLEKVFEISELSTVDYSYNAVARAYEEDGVTPKYYVAYEGTVTAGIDFSKIMIDIDEDTKIITITLPESEIQNTTVDFGSMDYIFENKKYETETVSQEAYELCKTDLARRAAKENDLMTLAKENAVTAVEALVDPWVQQIDGEYKVNIK
- a CDS encoding FAD:protein FMN transferase; the protein is MADAQSQQENESTQASRDIFAMDTYMNVTAYGVGANEAVRRAEEEIERLDSLLSTGDQNSEIYQINQNGGGILSEDTAYLVERSLDLYQSTNGAFDIAIYPVMKAWGFTDDNFRVPEEEELQELLTLFKAKGAGKNIKVKKM
- a CDS encoding ECF transporter S component translates to MTQKKFSTKYLVEMALLVAIILIMAFTPIGYIRTAGLEITLIVVPVAVGAVTLGPAAGAILGGVFGITSFIQCFGMSPFGAALLGINGFLTFLVCVPTRILMGWLTGLIYKGLRKTKLPSGASVTISNLCCPLLNTTFFMGMLVLGFYNTEYIQSFVSALGAKNALLFILAFVGVNGLIEAIVCFIVGTAISAALKKALKYN
- a CDS encoding ECF transporter S component codes for the protein MTQKKFSTKFLVEMALLVAIILIMAFTPLGYIKTVGIEITLIVVPVAVGAVTLGPTAGAILGGVFGFASFLRCFGLNAFGATLLGINPFLAFLVYVPTRILVGWLTGLIYQGLRKTKIPYTASITVANLCCPLLNTTLFMGMLVIGFYQTEYIQSFVQTLGVSNPFWFVLAFVGINGLVEAVVCFVVGTAISAALKKALKYN
- a CDS encoding IS630 family transposase, producing MNDYWCIPSKEDADFVACMEDVLDVYELPYDPMYPVVCMNEKPYQLLDDVRQPLPVRPGDNQKTDSEYKRNGTCSIFAFVEPLGGRHHVSVHEHRTAIDRAMEIKYLSDEMFPDAKKIILVMDNLNTHKAASLYKAFPPSEARRIIKRLEIHYTPKHGSWLDMAEIELNVMTRQCLSRRISTLDKLKCELSAWEMERNRDTAKIQWHFQTGDAREKLISLYPTLSSVTF
- a CDS encoding helix-turn-helix domain-containing protein produces the protein MARPKKYNISLTDDELKELKSVMRKKQTTKTVRNRCQIIIDLDEAHGKVLTHAQSAKTNCVCMATIMNTVKLYSEKGIQGIRTMNRNVNSDNACRKFDGRAEARIIEIACSPAPEGHSRWTLRLLEEQAKIVLDVPVSKDTIGRALKKINFDLT
- a CDS encoding metallopeptidase domain-containing protein, with protein sequence MIQKKNVLNTVPVICLGALLLGSAYGQLHTPMTPPPITALASDILPTTGNVRALDVVVDFADAKYDTDRRLSDEEISSYLFGTDNTEFYPCESLTSYFDRASYGSLHMTGNVFHYTAKGTIASYEKTNDGYETLVREVLSGLNDTIDYTDYDSDGDGYIDALCLSVPSGGNADFWYGCTASWWTSTLPDLDGEKLNYYVISDEQPYADTMDYYLGTLAHEYGHCMGLPDYYKYGLKENFEATTGDAGIERMDEAAGDFCPLSKLLLGWYLPAEVQIYHPGSKKTDITLADSSMQTDTPAAQTFTLTDDTQEGSCLIIPRTDASSYFSEYMILDYITPNGNYDGMFSSGGLRIYHVDATLANDEYYAPYLTADNYSPVYDSTNNGRRILRLVNDGNGFYRNGDVIDGTATGLGWYDNNGQVTIDTGYTITVDSVSADQKKCTVTILPDN
- a CDS encoding electron transfer flavoprotein subunit alpha/FixB family protein codes for the protein MALEEYKGVFVFAQQVDNVLDGVAFELLGKGKDLAKDLGTDVTAVLIGSGVKGLADQLAEYGADRVIVVDDPELKDYRTEPYAHALASVINEYKPEIMLVGATAIGRDLGPTVSARVKTGLTADCTSLEIGDFPLVAAPGKESEQKHNQLLMTRPAFGGNTIATIACPDNRPQMATVRPGVMQKIAPIAGAKANVVEYNPGFTPNNRYVEILNIVKAVKSTANIMEAKILVSGGRGVGSKENFKLLEDLAEVLGGTVSCSRAVVENGWLPVDLQVGQTGKTVRPQIYFAIGISGAIQHVAGMEDSDLIIAINKDEDAPIFDVADYGLVGDLNKIVPALTAALKAELGNK
- a CDS encoding electron transfer flavoprotein subunit beta/FixA family protein: MNIVVCIKQVPDTKGGVKFNPDGTLDRAAMLAIMNPDDKAGLEAALRIKDETGAKVTVLTMGLPKADAVLREALAMGADEAVLVTDRVLGGADTWATSTTIAGALRNLDYDLIITGRQAIDGDTAQVGPQIAEHLGLPVISYAADIKVEGDSVVVKRQYEDRYHELKAKMPCLVTALSELNEPRYMTPGGIFDAFDKEVTVWGRADLKDVDDSDLGLKGSPTKIAKASDKVAKGAGEKVNLDPAESVAYLIGKFKEKHII
- a CDS encoding acyl-CoA dehydrogenase codes for the protein MDFTLDKKHEMARSLFKEFAETEVKPLAQETDETEAFPAETVKKMQKYGFMGIPVPKEYGGQGCDPLTYVMCVEELSKVCATTGVVVSAHTSLCIDPIMTYGTEEQKQKYVKPLATGEKLGAFALTEPGAGTDAQGAQTKAVLDGDEWVLNGSKCFITNGKVADVYIVIAITSITEDKRGRKKKNFSAFIVDKGAPGFSFGTKEKKMGIRGSSTYELIFEDCRIPKENLLGPEGKGFPIAMHTLDGGRIGIAAQALGIAEGALDRAIAYTKERKQFGRSIAQQQNTQFKLADMAARIEAAQLLVYKAAMAKATQKVYSVEAAKAKLFAAETAMAVTTEVVQLFGGYGYIREYDVERMMRDAKITEIYEGTSEVQRMVISGALLK
- a CDS encoding 3-hydroxyacyl-CoA dehydrogenase family protein, encoding MKVGVIGAGTMGQGIAKAFAQVEGYEVALCDIKQEWAEGGKEKIKKGYARLVEKGKMTQEAVDGILAKITPGLKEDLCKDCDLIVEAAFENMEVKKTTFKELDEIAKPDCIFASNTSSLSITEIGNGLNRPMVGMHFFNPADRMKLIEVIAGVNTPDETVSAIKKISEEIGKTPVQVNEAAGFVVNRILIPMINEAAFIKMEGVSDIAGIDAAMKLGANHPMGPLELGDFIGLDICLAIMDVLYKETGDSKYRACPLIRKMVRGGNLGAKSGKGFYVYNADRTKTPVDAQ